In Nitrosopumilus sp., one DNA window encodes the following:
- a CDS encoding glucose-1-phosphate thymidylyltransferase, with amino-acid sequence MKGIILHGGHGTRLRPLTHTGPKQLLPIANKPMSQYALEDLKKAGVTDIGIIIGDVYPDKVKEYYGDGEKFGVNISYIYQEAPKGISHAIRLCKEFIGDERFIVYLGDNVLRKDLSDYTKKFQSSETDAMILLCEVDDPQRFGIAELDSEPGKIKKIMEKPKNSQSNLAVIGIYFLTPKIFDIIDKLKPSWRGELEITEALQLLMDNGNKITYDAVTGWWKDTGTPEDIIHANKLVLDSIGTENQFLIDDDTQIKEQVVIGKDSTISRDSFVSGPVIIGKNCTIGPAVRIGPYVSIGDNCIIKNCEIENSIIMNESNINSKISIHDSIIAHGSTIKDSIVPKKHKFLLGERSQINL; translated from the coding sequence TTGAAAGGAATCATCTTGCATGGTGGTCATGGGACAAGACTGCGACCATTAACTCATACGGGACCAAAACAACTTCTCCCGATTGCAAACAAGCCAATGTCGCAGTATGCACTTGAGGATCTGAAAAAAGCAGGAGTTACAGATATTGGAATTATTATTGGAGATGTTTATCCTGATAAAGTAAAAGAGTATTATGGTGATGGGGAAAAGTTTGGTGTTAACATATCATACATTTACCAAGAGGCACCAAAGGGAATATCACATGCAATAAGACTATGCAAGGAGTTTATTGGAGATGAGCGATTCATTGTATATCTAGGTGATAACGTACTGCGGAAAGATCTTTCAGATTACACAAAAAAGTTTCAATCCTCAGAAACTGATGCCATGATTTTGTTGTGTGAGGTTGATGATCCACAAAGATTTGGTATTGCAGAACTTGATTCCGAACCAGGCAAGATTAAAAAAATTATGGAAAAACCAAAAAATTCCCAATCTAACTTGGCAGTAATTGGAATCTATTTTCTTACTCCCAAAATATTTGATATCATTGATAAGCTAAAGCCATCATGGAGAGGTGAGCTCGAGATTACAGAGGCGCTACAGCTACTCATGGATAATGGAAACAAGATAACATATGATGCTGTAACTGGTTGGTGGAAGGACACTGGAACTCCTGAGGATATCATTCATGCAAACAAACTAGTTTTAGATTCCATTGGTACTGAAAACCAATTTCTAATTGATGATGATACGCAGATTAAAGAACAAGTTGTAATTGGGAAAGACTCTACAATATCACGAGACTCTTTTGTTAGTGGACCTGTAATTATTGGCAAAAACTGTACAATAGGCCCTGCAGTCAGAATTGGCCCTTATGTCAGTATTGGGGATAATTGTATTATCAAAAATTGTGAGATTGAAAATTCAATTATTATGAATGAATCCAATATTAACTCAAAAATATCAATTCATGACAGTATAATTGCTCATGGTTCTACAATTAAAGACAGTATTGTTCCCAAAAAACACAAATTTTTACTTGGAGAACGATCACAAATCAATCTCTGA
- the rfbD gene encoding dTDP-4-dehydrorhamnose reductase: protein MEMKFLVTGSAGLVGSQVIHDLTDQNHQVYSSYSETKPEHGIPVHLDLTNQENIVQTLNEIKPDKIIHLAAMTRVDQCEEQPDIAMQINAYATKFLAQQSAKQNCFFLYVSTDYVFDGIQGMKKESDTTNPLGIYGKTKLAGEIALNNMASPYAIVRTSTPFGSHKTKKSFPIWVKENLESKNNIPVLVDQFTSPTFVPNLSKMLIEIATKQLVGTFHTAGASRISRYNLAEMVAEKLNLDKKFLQPASMSEMNWKAQRPKDSSLDVSYVTELLDEKPQTVQESLDILFSN from the coding sequence ATGGAAATGAAATTTCTTGTTACTGGTTCAGCAGGACTGGTAGGTTCACAAGTGATCCATGATCTTACAGACCAAAACCATCAAGTATATTCTTCATATAGTGAAACAAAACCAGAACATGGTATCCCTGTACATCTTGATCTGACTAATCAAGAAAATATTGTTCAGACATTAAATGAAATAAAACCTGATAAAATAATTCATCTAGCAGCAATGACTAGAGTTGATCAATGCGAAGAACAACCAGATATAGCAATGCAGATTAATGCATATGCAACAAAGTTTTTAGCGCAACAGTCAGCAAAACAAAATTGTTTTTTTCTCTATGTGTCAACTGATTATGTCTTTGATGGAATTCAAGGAATGAAAAAAGAATCAGATACCACAAATCCTTTGGGAATTTATGGGAAAACGAAACTTGCAGGTGAAATTGCATTAAATAACATGGCATCACCTTATGCTATTGTAAGAACTAGTACTCCTTTTGGATCACACAAAACAAAAAAGTCATTTCCTATATGGGTAAAAGAAAATCTAGAATCTAAAAATAATATTCCTGTATTGGTAGATCAGTTCACATCTCCAACTTTTGTTCCTAATTTATCTAAAATGCTAATAGAGATTGCAACAAAACAGCTTGTTGGAACATTTCATACTGCTGGTGCCTCTAGAATATCACGATATAATCTTGCAGAAATGGTAGCAGAGAAGCTAAATCTTGATAAAAAATTCCTCCAGCCTGCAAGTATGTCTGAGATGAACTGGAAGGCACAAAGACCAAAGGATTCATCTCTTGATGTCTCCTATGTGACAGAATTACTAGATGAAAAACCCCAGACCGTTCAAGAGAGTCTTGATATTTTATTTTCTAATTGA
- the rfbB gene encoding dTDP-glucose 4,6-dehydratase: MDILVCGGAGFIGSAFIRNYLGSTDDSKITNLDSLTIGSNLKNLKDIEHNPNYKFIKDDIRNESIIDELIKNSDIVINFAAESHVDRSIANPKPFIETNIFGTFTILEAIRKHDKQFVHVSTDEVYGDAQDKISFNEDSQVNPSNPYAATKAATDHLVSSYYRTYGINCITTRCTNNFGPYQFPEKLIPKTIIRTIKNLKVPLYGNGNQIRSWIHVNDHVEAIKYLISKGQPGQVYNITAYEEITNKTIVEKILKILEKSNEMIEYVTDRPGHDKRYSIDCSKIENQIGWRPKYNFDDALKQTVYWYVNNQSWWEPLVNENTLHPQPWTLSWK, translated from the coding sequence ATGGATATTCTAGTTTGTGGAGGTGCTGGATTCATTGGCAGTGCCTTTATTAGAAATTATCTTGGTAGCACAGATGATTCCAAGATAACTAATCTTGACTCATTAACAATTGGCTCAAACTTAAAAAATCTCAAAGACATTGAACATAACCCAAATTACAAATTTATAAAAGATGACATTAGAAATGAATCAATCATTGATGAATTAATTAAAAATTCAGATATAGTAATTAATTTTGCAGCAGAATCACATGTTGATAGAAGTATTGCAAATCCAAAACCATTCATAGAAACAAATATTTTTGGAACTTTTACCATCCTAGAGGCAATTCGCAAACATGACAAGCAGTTTGTTCATGTTTCCACTGATGAGGTTTATGGCGATGCACAAGACAAGATATCATTTAATGAAGATTCTCAGGTAAACCCAAGTAATCCATATGCAGCAACAAAGGCAGCAACTGATCATTTAGTTTCATCATATTATCGAACCTACGGGATTAACTGCATTACCACAAGATGTACTAATAATTTCGGTCCATATCAGTTTCCTGAAAAACTAATTCCAAAAACAATAATTCGTACTATAAAAAATCTCAAAGTCCCACTATATGGTAATGGAAATCAAATTCGAAGCTGGATTCATGTAAATGATCATGTTGAGGCAATAAAATATCTAATCTCCAAAGGTCAACCAGGTCAAGTTTACAACATTACTGCATATGAAGAAATTACCAACAAAACAATTGTTGAGAAAATATTAAAGATTTTAGAAAAATCAAATGAAATGATAGAGTATGTTACTGATAGGCCAGGACATGACAAACGATACTCCATTGATTGCTCTAAAATAGAAAACCAAATTGGATGGAGACCAAAATACAACTTTGATGATGCATTAAAACAAACTGTTTATTGGTATGTCAATAACCAATCATGGTGGGAACCATTAGTAAATGAGAATACTTTACATCCTCAACCTTGGACTCTTTCATGGAAATGA
- the rfbC gene encoding dTDP-4-dehydrorhamnose 3,5-epimerase, whose amino-acid sequence MSFTFKKLSIPEVILVESKVFSDDRGFFLETFKESIFINNGIEIKFVQDNFSHSQKGVLRGLHYQKNPKAQAKLVTALRGEIFDVAVDIRQGSPTYGKWVGEILSDKNHKLLYVPEGFAHGFCVLSDDANVLYKVNQEYSPKHEAGIIWNDHDIGIEWPIDKPILHEKDSRLPLLKNAENNFSYTRDK is encoded by the coding sequence ATGTCATTTACTTTTAAGAAATTAAGTATACCTGAAGTCATACTTGTTGAATCTAAAGTATTTTCTGATGATCGGGGGTTTTTCCTAGAAACTTTCAAGGAATCTATTTTTATTAATAATGGAATTGAGATAAAGTTTGTACAAGATAATTTTTCTCATTCACAAAAAGGAGTTTTGCGAGGATTACACTATCAAAAAAATCCTAAAGCACAAGCAAAACTAGTCACTGCATTAAGAGGCGAGATTTTTGATGTTGCAGTTGACATCCGTCAAGGCTCTCCAACATATGGAAAATGGGTTGGAGAAATTCTCTCAGATAAAAATCACAAACTGCTTTACGTCCCTGAAGGATTTGCACATGGCTTTTGTGTCTTAAGTGATGATGCCAATGTACTGTACAAAGTAAATCAAGAGTATTCACCTAAACATGAAGCGGGAATTATTTGGAATGATCATGATATTGGTATTGAATGGCCAATTGATAAACCCATTTTACATGAAAAAGATTCTAGATTACCTCTATTGAAAAATGCAGAAAATAATTTTTCTTACACTAGAGATAAATAA
- a CDS encoding class I SAM-dependent methyltransferase, producing the protein MIRISPNGKKITDKEMQEIFDRYDATRESIFRRHEMNLVIKYTKGVGIEVGCGLNKIHTSAIGINKVLTENDYGYPFGTQIQSEGDNLPWFRDNSLDYVFSSHCLEHIVDSKKALREWTRVLKKEGYLVLILPHKNYFPNIGQPNANPDHKHDFLPEDVKKMIDEIGKYEIISIDTLHDNLKKDEVAMSEAPKYGHSSLNFSFEIIAKKIKD; encoded by the coding sequence ATGATAAGGATTTCTCCAAATGGGAAAAAGATTACAGATAAAGAAATGCAAGAGATTTTTGATAGATATGATGCAACAAGAGAATCAATTTTTCGTCGTCATGAGATGAACTTAGTAATTAAATATACTAAAGGAGTGGGAATTGAAGTGGGTTGTGGGTTAAATAAGATTCATACTTCAGCTATAGGCATAAATAAAGTTTTAACAGAAAATGATTATGGTTATCCTTTTGGTACACAGATACAAAGCGAAGGAGATAACTTACCTTGGTTTAGAGATAATTCTTTAGATTATGTTTTTTCAAGCCATTGTCTTGAACATATTGTAGACTCCAAAAAAGCATTACGAGAATGGACTCGTGTGTTAAAAAAAGAGGGATATCTTGTATTAATTTTACCACATAAAAATTATTTTCCAAACATTGGTCAACCAAATGCAAATCCAGATCATAAACATGATTTTCTTCCAGAAGATGTCAAAAAAATGATTGATGAAATTGGCAAATATGAAATCATCAGTATTGACACATTACACGATAATCTAAAAAAGGATGAGGTTGCTATGTCAGAAGCACCAAAATACGGACATAGTTCTTTGAATTTTTCATTTGAGATAATTGCTAAAAAAATAAAAGATTAA
- a CDS encoding SIS domain-containing protein, with product MEDKKREGNLLKDYVIKNINESILVKQSLYTQIPIIQKASKLIAHQLMSEGKVILLGNGGSAADAQHIAAEFVGKYALKRKGLPAMALSTNSSSVTAIGNDYGFDVIFERQLEAFATKKDIIIAISTSGNSKNVHRAVKFAKKNKIRTICMTGKNGGSLSTLADLTINVPSNNTQRIQECHIMIGHIIVGLVEQILLSKK from the coding sequence ATGGAAGATAAAAAACGAGAAGGTAATCTATTGAAAGATTATGTCATCAAAAACATAAATGAGAGTATTCTAGTAAAACAATCCCTTTATACACAAATTCCTATTATTCAAAAAGCATCAAAATTAATTGCCCATCAACTTATGAGTGAAGGAAAAGTAATTCTCCTTGGAAATGGAGGCAGTGCTGCTGATGCTCAACACATTGCTGCAGAATTTGTGGGAAAATATGCTCTAAAAAGAAAAGGATTACCAGCTATGGCTCTTAGTACAAACTCTTCTAGCGTTACTGCGATTGGTAATGATTATGGATTTGATGTGATATTTGAAAGACAATTAGAGGCATTTGCAACAAAAAAAGATATTATCATTGCAATAAGTACTAGTGGAAACTCTAAAAATGTTCATAGAGCAGTAAAATTTGCCAAAAAAAATAAAATTCGAACCATTTGTATGACTGGTAAAAATGGAGGTAGTCTTTCTACCCTTGCAGATTTGACTATTAATGTGCCCTCAAATAATACACAAAGAATCCAAGAATGCCATATTATGATAGGTCATATTATTGTGGGATTGGTAGAGCAAATTTTACTTTCAAAAAAATAA